Proteins found in one Erythrobacter sp. 3-20A1M genomic segment:
- a CDS encoding diguanylate cyclase, translating to MAIGLAVPQSAVAGPGSAVRERCIAAAAPGETLARVRNEDRRWDCSPEAGRSDAERFFVRFDIPATGTPPDSLYLRRGALSGVEIAAVDDSGTAIRQRYAMDDQEPAGIAGMMRLPLPQTAQRPAAIVAMIDGPANPRTVPSAFVAQERPGGADMRSYALAALICGMLVLPLMFNVMFYRVLRERFLLWHSALAVAMLVSVSCASNIALLLLPLTATQVTFGAAIGFELVGVCALMFARHFIEPGKLHPRIRATIPAVAVWIGAIGLFHALFPGVYRALQMDIYRLAMLPALGFMIVLLCNALWRRSRAAMFQAIGWFPLLAVAIARQASYLIGGVSPVELPTLFYLGCALEVLGTGLAVADRMITLRRQRDSALDHARSLEELAVSDPLTGLLNRRGIEPRFADLREEGFDTMALIDLDRFKGVNDRFGHQTGDAVLVSCARALQPLAEGRNVIAVRMGGEEFMLLLRGPEAARRAEALRQAITLRVARDVVDLDVPLTASMGLIEIPRHGMTAVGFNELYARADALLYEAKENGRNRGETEKLLLFTVPKPGRVAAV from the coding sequence ATGGCCATTGGCCTCGCCGTACCGCAATCCGCGGTGGCCGGACCCGGGTCCGCGGTGCGGGAGCGATGCATTGCTGCCGCCGCTCCGGGGGAAACGCTGGCGCGCGTAAGGAACGAGGACCGCCGGTGGGATTGTTCGCCCGAGGCCGGGCGCTCCGACGCGGAGCGGTTCTTCGTCCGGTTCGATATTCCCGCCACGGGCACGCCGCCCGACAGCCTCTATCTGCGCCGCGGCGCTCTATCGGGCGTCGAGATCGCGGCGGTCGACGATAGCGGCACTGCGATCCGTCAGCGTTATGCCATGGACGATCAGGAGCCCGCGGGCATCGCGGGGATGATGCGGCTCCCACTGCCGCAGACCGCGCAGCGACCGGCGGCGATAGTCGCCATGATCGACGGTCCGGCCAATCCGCGCACCGTGCCGTCCGCCTTCGTCGCGCAGGAGCGGCCCGGCGGCGCGGACATGCGCTCCTATGCCCTCGCGGCCCTGATCTGCGGGATGCTGGTGCTGCCGCTGATGTTCAATGTCATGTTCTACCGCGTCCTGCGCGAACGCTTCCTGCTGTGGCATTCGGCGCTGGCGGTCGCGATGCTGGTGTCGGTTTCCTGCGCATCCAACATCGCGCTGCTATTGCTGCCGCTGACCGCGACGCAGGTGACCTTCGGCGCGGCGATCGGGTTCGAGCTGGTCGGGGTGTGCGCGCTGATGTTTGCCCGCCATTTCATCGAACCGGGCAAGCTGCATCCCCGCATCCGGGCCACCATCCCCGCCGTTGCCGTCTGGATCGGCGCGATCGGCCTGTTCCATGCGCTGTTCCCGGGCGTGTATCGCGCGCTCCAGATGGATATCTATCGCCTGGCGATGCTGCCCGCGCTCGGCTTCATGATCGTGCTGCTGTGCAACGCGCTGTGGCGGCGCAGCCGGGCCGCGATGTTCCAGGCGATCGGCTGGTTCCCGCTCCTCGCCGTCGCGATCGCGCGGCAGGCGAGCTATCTTATCGGCGGCGTTTCCCCGGTCGAACTGCCGACCCTGTTCTATCTCGGCTGCGCGCTGGAGGTGCTGGGCACCGGCCTCGCGGTGGCGGACCGGATGATCACCCTGCGCCGCCAGCGCGACAGCGCGCTCGACCATGCCCGCTCGCTAGAAGAGCTCGCCGTCAGCGACCCGCTGACCGGGCTGCTCAACCGGCGCGGGATCGAGCCGCGCTTCGCCGATCTGCGCGAAGAGGGCTTCGACACGATGGCGCTGATCGATCTCGACCGGTTCAAGGGCGTGAACGACCGCTTCGGCCACCAGACCGGCGATGCGGTGCTGGTGTCGTGCGCCCGCGCGCTCCAGCCGCTGGCGGAAGGGCGCAACGTCATCGCCGTGCGGATGGGCGGCGAGGAATTCATGCTGCTACTGCGCGGGCCGGAAGCGGCGCGCCGGGCCGAAGCGCTGCGGCAGGCGATCACGCTGCGAGTGGCGCGCGACGTCGTCGATCTCGACGTGCCGCTCACCGCGAGCATGGGCCTGATCGAGATTCCGCGCCACGGCATGACCGCCGTCGGTTTCAACGAGCTCTACGCGCGCGCCGACGCGCTGCTTTACGAAGCGAAGGAGAACGGGCGCAATCGCGGTGAAACGGAGAAGCTGCTTCTGTTCACCGTGCCCAAGCCGGGGCGGGTCGCGGCCGTCTGA
- a CDS encoding thioesterase family protein has product MSEAFTRTFTATPDHIDELGHVNNAVWVQWIQDVAVSHWNAVARPEDRDAYIWVVLRHEIDYRGNIGTGERAHGTTFIPGEPKGARFDRRVEFHDDGGKLLVSALTTWAMLDRETLRPQRVRAEIAAPFFSHTGRE; this is encoded by the coding sequence GTGAGCGAGGCGTTCACCCGCACCTTCACCGCCACCCCCGATCACATCGACGAGCTGGGGCACGTCAACAATGCGGTCTGGGTGCAGTGGATTCAGGACGTCGCCGTCTCCCACTGGAACGCCGTTGCGCGGCCCGAGGATCGCGACGCCTATATCTGGGTCGTGCTGCGCCACGAGATCGACTATCGCGGCAATATCGGCACGGGCGAGCGCGCGCACGGCACCACCTTCATTCCCGGCGAGCCGAAGGGCGCGCGGTTCGATCGGCGGGTCGAGTTCCACGACGATGGCGGAAAGCTGCTGGTTTCGGCGCTCACCACCTGGGCGATGCTCGACCGCGAAACGTTGCGCCCGCAGCGCGTGCGCGCCGAGATCGCAGCCCCGTTCTTTTCCCACACCGGGCGCGAATGA
- a CDS encoding S9 family peptidase, with protein MTDQTQLPPRAEKKPATFTHHGITVSDDYAWLRDPGYPEVKTPAILDYLNAENAWFEAQMAGQQGRIDALFTEMRGRIKEADSSVPQKDGDWLYWVEYEEGAQYKKWWRKPVGGGEAQLMLDEPALAEGKEYFRLGAISVSKSGHLLAYAVDDNGSERFTARIKDLETGEHLPDEIPGTLSSLVWCANDTALVYSLANENWRTDNARLHRLGTEKSEDVQLYYEEDQGFRVGSGLSSDESWIIVTSSDHETSEVRLIPAADPTAEPILVRARQEGVEYDVDVLPGGTGPWGEDRLFVHANDAHENFRLATAPLSDPAAWEELIAGSDEFYLTDVALFRDFYVIEGRVGGLDRIDIRDYADPDRIRPIHFPEASYSAGLGNNPEFDQTVLRLGYESMVSPATTYDYHVGEERLETLKVQEIPSGYDADLYATERVEIAARDGTPIPVSILYRKDRESPGPLHLYGYGAYGIAIPPGFSTSRLSLVDRGFAYAIAHVRGGDDLGRAWYRAGKREARINTFTDFVDVAKGLIERGLTQAGRISISGGSAGGELMGAVVNSDPDLWGAVVAHVPFVDVLATMLDASLPLTPGEWPEWGNPIEDAAAFELIRSYSPYDNVRAQDYPPIMVTAGLNDPRVTYWEPAKWVARLRDVKTDDNALILKTNMGAGHGGKSGRFESLRETAEEFAFILWQMGVEG; from the coding sequence ATGACCGACCAAACGCAGCTGCCGCCCCGGGCCGAGAAGAAGCCCGCCACTTTCACCCATCACGGGATCACCGTCAGCGACGATTACGCCTGGCTGCGCGATCCCGGCTATCCAGAGGTGAAGACGCCTGCGATCCTCGACTATCTCAATGCCGAGAATGCGTGGTTCGAGGCGCAGATGGCGGGGCAGCAGGGGCGGATCGACGCGCTGTTCACGGAGATGCGCGGACGGATCAAGGAAGCCGACAGCTCGGTGCCGCAGAAGGACGGCGACTGGCTCTACTGGGTCGAATACGAGGAAGGCGCGCAGTACAAGAAATGGTGGCGCAAACCCGTCGGTGGCGGCGAGGCGCAACTGATGCTGGACGAGCCCGCCCTGGCCGAGGGGAAGGAGTATTTCCGCCTCGGCGCGATCTCCGTCAGCAAGTCGGGCCACCTCCTCGCCTATGCAGTGGACGACAACGGGTCGGAGCGTTTCACGGCCCGGATCAAGGACTTGGAGACCGGCGAGCATCTGCCCGACGAGATCCCCGGCACGCTCTCCTCGCTGGTCTGGTGCGCGAACGACACCGCGCTGGTCTACTCGCTGGCGAACGAAAACTGGCGCACCGACAACGCACGGCTGCATCGCCTCGGCACCGAGAAGTCCGAAGATGTGCAACTTTATTACGAGGAAGACCAAGGTTTCCGCGTCGGGAGCGGGCTGTCGTCCGACGAGAGCTGGATCATCGTCACGAGCTCCGATCACGAGACAAGCGAAGTCCGCCTGATCCCCGCCGCCGACCCGACCGCGGAACCGATTCTGGTCCGCGCGCGGCAGGAAGGGGTCGAGTACGATGTCGACGTGCTGCCCGGCGGCACCGGCCCATGGGGCGAGGATCGCCTGTTCGTTCATGCCAACGACGCGCACGAGAATTTCCGGCTCGCCACCGCGCCGCTCTCCGACCCGGCTGCGTGGGAGGAGCTGATCGCGGGGTCGGACGAGTTCTACCTGACCGACGTGGCGCTGTTCCGCGACTTCTACGTGATCGAGGGCCGCGTGGGCGGGCTCGACCGGATCGATATCCGCGATTACGCCGATCCGGACCGCATTCGCCCGATCCACTTCCCCGAGGCGAGCTACAGCGCCGGTCTCGGCAACAATCCCGAATTCGACCAGACCGTGCTGCGGCTGGGCTACGAAAGCATGGTCAGCCCGGCTACGACCTACGACTATCATGTGGGTGAGGAGCGGCTCGAAACGCTCAAGGTGCAGGAGATTCCGTCGGGCTACGACGCCGATCTTTATGCAACCGAGCGGGTGGAGATCGCCGCGCGCGACGGGACGCCGATCCCGGTCTCGATCCTCTATCGCAAGGACCGCGAGAGCCCCGGCCCGCTGCATCTCTACGGCTATGGGGCCTACGGTATCGCGATCCCACCCGGCTTTTCCACCAGCCGGCTGAGCCTGGTCGATCGCGGCTTCGCCTATGCCATCGCGCATGTGCGCGGCGGGGACGATCTGGGCCGGGCGTGGTACCGCGCCGGCAAGCGCGAGGCGCGCATCAACACCTTCACCGATTTCGTCGACGTGGCGAAGGGCCTGATCGAGCGCGGCCTGACGCAGGCGGGGCGCATTTCCATCTCCGGCGGATCGGCCGGGGGCGAGCTGATGGGCGCGGTGGTCAATTCCGATCCCGACCTGTGGGGCGCCGTGGTGGCGCATGTGCCGTTCGTGGACGTGCTGGCGACCATGCTCGACGCCTCGCTGCCGCTGACGCCGGGCGAGTGGCCCGAATGGGGCAATCCGATCGAGGATGCCGCCGCGTTCGAACTCATCCGCAGCTACTCCCCCTACGACAATGTCCGCGCCCAGGACTATCCGCCGATCATGGTCACCGCCGGGCTGAACGATCCGCGCGTGACCTATTGGGAGCCCGCGAAATGGGTCGCCCGCCTGCGCGACGTGAAGACCGACGACAACGCGCTGATCCTGAAGACGAACATGGGCGCGGGCCACGGCGGCAAGTCCGGGCGGTTCGAATCCCTCCGCGAAACGGCGGAGGAGTTCGCCTTCATCCTGTGGCAGATGGGGGTGGAAGGGTGA
- a CDS encoding aminopeptidase P family protein → MLMQTHEARLSALREELKRRDLAGFVVPISDEHMSEYVGEYAQRLAWLTGFGGSAGSAAVLRDQAAIFVDGRYTVQVREQVEERLFDYQSVPATSPVAWLAEHVGEGDCIGYDPWLHTHGWAKSAAEQLAEVGAILVPVESNPIDAVWQDRPAPSSATASIQSDEQAGRSSADKRGEIARWLKDKKLDAAVISALDSIAWVLNIRGEDVSHTPVALSYLLAHQDGTAELFIAPEKVTPELQRHLGNAVTIRDRADFEPALGEQRGKRVAVDPEYGVAAIFQALEDGGATPVSVRDPAILAKAIKNPAEAQGHRDAQARDGAAVSRYLCWIEANAPSGEVDELQAVARLLSFREETGVLRDTSFDTISAAAGHAALPHYRVDEDSNIPIPPNSIYLCDSGGQYRDGTTDITRTVWVGPGEPSAEQKDRFTRVLKGHIAIATAVFPDGTTGGALDALARQYLWAAGVDYAHGTGHGVGSFLAVHEGPQRIAKPAGGFPGTGEPLREGMILSNEPGYYKAGEYGIRIENLVLTERRDIPRADEGVWLGFENLTWVPIDRALIETKLLSPTEIAWLDEYHAQTRALLAPQLDGEALDWLERHTRPLL, encoded by the coding sequence ATGCTGATGCAGACCCATGAAGCCCGCCTTTCCGCCCTGCGCGAGGAACTGAAACGCCGCGACCTCGCCGGGTTCGTGGTCCCGATCAGCGACGAGCACATGAGCGAATATGTCGGCGAATACGCGCAGCGGCTCGCCTGGCTTACGGGCTTCGGCGGGTCGGCGGGCAGCGCGGCGGTGCTGCGCGATCAGGCCGCGATCTTCGTCGACGGGCGCTACACCGTGCAGGTGCGCGAGCAGGTGGAAGAGCGGCTGTTCGACTATCAGTCGGTCCCCGCCACCAGCCCGGTGGCCTGGTTGGCCGAACATGTCGGCGAGGGCGACTGCATCGGGTACGACCCGTGGCTCCACACCCATGGCTGGGCGAAGTCGGCCGCCGAGCAGCTCGCCGAAGTCGGCGCGATACTAGTCCCGGTGGAAAGCAATCCAATCGATGCGGTGTGGCAGGACCGGCCCGCGCCGAGCTCCGCCACCGCAAGCATCCAGTCGGACGAACAGGCCGGCCGCTCCAGCGCGGACAAGCGCGGTGAGATCGCCCGCTGGCTGAAGGACAAGAAACTGGACGCCGCCGTCATCTCCGCGCTCGATTCGATCGCGTGGGTGCTTAACATCCGGGGCGAGGACGTGAGCCATACGCCGGTCGCGCTGTCCTATCTCCTCGCGCATCAGGACGGCACGGCGGAGCTGTTCATCGCGCCCGAAAAGGTCACCCCCGAACTGCAACGCCATCTCGGCAATGCGGTGACGATCCGCGACCGCGCCGATTTCGAGCCGGCGCTGGGCGAACAGCGGGGCAAGCGCGTGGCGGTCGATCCGGAATACGGCGTCGCCGCGATCTTCCAGGCGCTGGAGGATGGCGGCGCGACCCCGGTTTCCGTGCGCGACCCGGCGATCCTCGCCAAGGCGATCAAGAACCCGGCCGAGGCGCAGGGTCACCGCGACGCGCAGGCGCGCGACGGTGCCGCCGTGTCGCGCTATCTCTGCTGGATCGAGGCCAACGCGCCATCGGGCGAAGTCGACGAGCTGCAGGCCGTCGCCAGGCTGCTGTCCTTCCGCGAAGAAACGGGCGTGCTGCGCGATACCAGCTTCGACACCATCTCCGCCGCCGCCGGCCATGCCGCCCTGCCGCATTACCGGGTGGACGAGGACAGCAATATCCCGATCCCGCCCAACAGCATCTATCTGTGCGATTCGGGCGGCCAGTACCGGGACGGTACGACCGACATCACGCGCACCGTCTGGGTTGGACCGGGCGAGCCGAGCGCGGAGCAGAAGGATCGCTTCACCCGCGTGTTGAAGGGCCACATTGCCATCGCCACCGCCGTCTTCCCCGACGGGACCACCGGCGGCGCCTTGGATGCACTGGCGCGGCAATATCTGTGGGCCGCCGGCGTCGATTACGCGCACGGCACCGGCCACGGCGTGGGCAGCTTCCTCGCCGTGCACGAGGGGCCGCAACGCATTGCGAAGCCTGCGGGCGGCTTCCCGGGCACCGGAGAGCCGCTACGCGAGGGGATGATCCTTTCAAACGAGCCCGGCTATTACAAGGCCGGCGAATACGGCATCCGGATCGAGAACCTCGTGCTGACCGAACGCCGCGACATCCCGCGCGCCGACGAGGGCGTCTGGCTGGGGTTCGAGAACCTGACCTGGGTCCCGATCGACCGCGCGCTGATCGAGACCAAGCTGCTGAGCCCGACCGAGATCGCCTGGCTGGACGAATACCACGCCCAGACCCGCGCCCTGCTCGCGCCGCAACTGGATGGCGAAGCGCTGGACTGGCTGGAGCGGCATACCAGGCCGCTCTTGTGA
- a CDS encoding cupin domain-containing protein has protein sequence MSSGSYDLSERPIHLGLNATALPQPPFTGMEWYEAYGERHSGDGAEGRLVSWHSFSESWESWEMHPVGSEVVLCVDGAFTLIQEGADGQHARHTLHPGEYAINAPGVWHTADVEARATAVFITAGEGTRHRPR, from the coding sequence ATGAGCTCGGGTAGCTACGACCTTTCCGAACGGCCGATCCACCTCGGTCTGAACGCGACCGCCCTGCCGCAGCCGCCCTTCACCGGGATGGAATGGTACGAAGCCTATGGTGAGCGGCATTCGGGCGACGGAGCCGAAGGTCGGCTGGTCTCGTGGCACAGCTTCTCCGAAAGCTGGGAGAGCTGGGAAATGCATCCGGTGGGCAGCGAGGTCGTGCTGTGCGTGGACGGGGCGTTTACGTTGATCCAGGAAGGGGCCGATGGGCAGCATGCCCGCCACACCCTGCATCCGGGCGAATACGCCATCAATGCGCCCGGAGTGTGGCACACCGCCGATGTCGAGGCGCGAGCCACCGCCGTGTTCATCACCGCAGGCGAAGGGACGCGGCACCGACCCCGCTAG
- a CDS encoding EF-hand domain-containing protein produces MKTTTKRSIAIAAALALTGTAGIAMAQPGKWQAKDQTRAEVQAKAAQMFQKMDVNGDGTLDQADREAMRAKMFDRLDADGNGSISRAEFDAARGKMREGRGKMRAENGDAEGKRMGRHRRGGHHGMRGMTMMKAADTDKDGAISQAEFTTAALARFDAADADNNGTVTAAERKAAFEQMRAMRKDRRTAGDAS; encoded by the coding sequence ATGAAGACGACCACCAAACGCAGCATCGCGATCGCCGCCGCGCTCGCGCTGACCGGGACCGCCGGTATCGCCATGGCCCAGCCTGGCAAATGGCAGGCCAAGGATCAGACGCGCGCCGAAGTTCAGGCGAAGGCGGCGCAGATGTTCCAGAAGATGGACGTGAACGGCGACGGCACGCTTGACCAGGCCGACCGCGAAGCGATGCGCGCAAAGATGTTCGACCGTCTCGACGCTGATGGCAACGGCTCGATCAGCCGCGCCGAATTCGACGCCGCGCGGGGCAAGATGCGCGAAGGACGCGGAAAGATGCGCGCAGAGAACGGTGACGCCGAAGGCAAGCGCATGGGTCGACATCGTCGCGGCGGCCATCACGGCATGCGCGGCATGACCATGATGAAGGCGGCCGACACCGACAAAGACGGCGCGATCAGCCAGGCCGAGTTCACCACCGCCGCCCTTGCCCGGTTCGATGCGGCGGACGCCGACAACAACGGCACTGTCACCGCGGCCGAGCGCAAGGCTGCGTTCGAACAGATGCGCGCCATGCGCAAGGATCGCCGCACCGCCGGCGATGCCAGCTAA
- a CDS encoding response regulator: protein MSDDSAPLILLVDDEASLREPLAEYLVGQGFRVSAAESAAAARSRLVDERPDIALLDIMMPGEDGLSLTRHLVETRYLPVILLTARGEATDRIVGLEIGADDYVAKPFEPRELVARIRSVLRRASRAPQSAEDDWLYEFEGWRLDPLKRRLTDPDGTLVPISTAEFRMLRAFLDHARQVLDRDRLLDMVQGREAHLFDRAVDNQVSRLRRKLEEDSRNPRFIQTVRGGGYRFAADVRRIPGTQG, encoded by the coding sequence ATGAGCGACGATAGCGCCCCCCTGATCCTCCTCGTCGACGACGAGGCGAGCCTACGCGAACCCCTGGCCGAGTATCTCGTCGGCCAGGGTTTTCGCGTGTCCGCCGCGGAGAGCGCGGCAGCCGCGCGCAGCCGACTGGTCGACGAGCGGCCCGACATCGCCCTGCTCGACATCATGATGCCGGGCGAAGATGGGTTGTCGCTGACCCGCCATCTGGTCGAGACGCGCTATCTGCCGGTGATCCTGCTGACCGCGCGCGGCGAGGCGACCGACCGCATCGTCGGCCTGGAGATCGGAGCCGACGACTATGTCGCGAAGCCGTTCGAACCGCGCGAGCTGGTCGCGCGCATCCGCTCTGTCCTGCGCCGCGCCAGCCGCGCCCCGCAGTCGGCCGAGGATGACTGGCTCTACGAGTTCGAGGGCTGGCGGCTCGATCCACTCAAGCGGCGGCTGACCGATCCCGATGGCACGCTGGTGCCGATCTCGACCGCCGAGTTCCGGATGCTCCGCGCCTTCCTGGATCACGCGCGGCAGGTGCTCGACCGCGATCGCCTGCTCGACATGGTGCAGGGACGCGAGGCGCATCTGTTCGATCGCGCGGTCGACAACCAGGTCAGTCGCCTGCGCCGCAAGCTGGAGGAGGACAGCCGCAACCCGCGCTTCATCCAGACCGTGCGCGGTGGCGGGTACCGCTTCGCCGCCGACGTGCGCCGCATCCCCGGCACGCAGGGCTGA
- a CDS encoding ATP-binding protein, whose protein sequence is MVRRFWPRSLLGQVLVSAALALLVAQAISAALALRAGAQLREEALLNSAAFRFIAGYERVQGDRPPGARRGGRRERRARLEAVGRLPPLFLNGQDDERAQRLKTILVDQGVPVSAIRVTSSTRRIGFSRDDRADGGSRARRGLGIPAPDRWFYVAVRYPQSAGWVVTRLPEYRRSPGALSAILLQTAIIYLLLVGGLALLLRRATRPLAQLTHRVEQFGRAAPGQPPLQPAGPEDVRRLIAAHNAMEQRIAALLDEKDVMLGAIGHDLKTPLAALRVRIESVESSAQRARMVEGIEDITRSLDDILSLARIGRAGSPPEAVRLDALVDSVVEEFEDMGRPVSLEATERITARVHETWLRRALRNLIENALRYGDVARVSLLREGESIVLRVDDEGPGIPPDRIAAMLEPFQRGEASRNRATGGAGLGLTLARAIAEDHGGSLVLSNRAGGGLRAEIRLAIEGVRA, encoded by the coding sequence ATGGTGCGCAGGTTCTGGCCCCGCAGCCTGCTCGGGCAGGTGCTCGTCTCGGCGGCGCTGGCGCTGCTGGTTGCACAGGCGATCTCCGCCGCGCTCGCTCTCAGGGCCGGGGCGCAGCTGCGCGAGGAAGCGCTGCTCAACAGCGCCGCGTTTCGCTTCATCGCCGGCTACGAGCGTGTCCAGGGTGACCGTCCGCCGGGCGCACGGCGTGGCGGCAGGCGCGAACGCCGGGCGCGGCTGGAGGCGGTGGGGCGACTCCCCCCGCTTTTCCTGAATGGTCAGGACGACGAACGCGCCCAGCGGCTGAAGACGATACTGGTCGATCAGGGCGTCCCCGTCTCTGCCATCCGCGTGACGAGTTCCACGCGGCGGATCGGCTTTTCGCGCGACGATCGCGCGGACGGCGGCAGCCGCGCCCGGCGTGGGCTCGGCATTCCCGCGCCCGATCGCTGGTTCTACGTCGCCGTGCGCTATCCGCAGAGTGCGGGCTGGGTCGTCACCCGCCTGCCGGAATACCGCCGCTCGCCTGGGGCGCTGAGCGCGATCCTGTTGCAGACGGCGATCATCTACCTGCTGCTGGTCGGCGGTCTGGCCCTGTTGCTGCGCCGCGCCACGCGCCCGCTCGCGCAGCTGACGCACCGGGTCGAGCAGTTCGGACGCGCGGCGCCGGGGCAACCGCCGCTCCAGCCCGCTGGGCCGGAAGACGTGCGCCGCCTGATCGCAGCACATAACGCGATGGAGCAGCGCATCGCCGCGCTGCTGGACGAGAAGGACGTCATGCTCGGAGCGATCGGGCACGACCTCAAGACGCCGCTGGCCGCGCTGCGGGTGCGGATAGAGAGCGTGGAAAGCAGTGCCCAGCGCGCCCGCATGGTGGAGGGGATCGAGGACATCACCCGCTCGCTCGACGACATCCTCTCGCTCGCCCGCATCGGCCGCGCCGGATCGCCGCCCGAAGCGGTGCGGCTCGACGCGCTGGTGGATTCGGTGGTCGAGGAATTCGAAGACATGGGCCGCCCGGTCTCGCTGGAGGCGACCGAGCGGATCACCGCGCGCGTGCACGAAACCTGGCTGCGCCGCGCGCTGCGCAACCTGATCGAGAACGCGCTGCGTTATGGCGATGTCGCGCGCGTCTCGCTGCTGCGCGAGGGCGAGTCGATCGTGCTGCGGGTGGACGACGAGGGGCCGGGCATTCCGCCCGACCGGATCGCGGCGATGCTCGAACCATTCCAGCGCGGCGAGGCGAGCCGCAACCGCGCAACCGGCGGGGCGGGGCTGGGGCTGACGCTAGCGCGGGCCATAGCGGAAGACCATGGCGGATCGCTGGTCCTATCCAACCGAGCGGGGGGCGGCCTGCGCGCAGAAATTCGGCTAGCAATAGAGGGGGTTCGCGCTTAG